Genomic window (Canis lupus baileyi chromosome 38, mCanLup2.hap1, whole genome shotgun sequence):
AAATGCCTCTCTTGCCCATCCATTAACCTTCATATTCCTCAGAAGTAAAGACTTTGCTCTTTGATGGCAGTTTATAACTTTGAACAAAATATATCTGGGTTCAACATTATGCATTGTATTTTACCAGCTATAAATTTAGGGCAGCTTCACTCTTGGAACCTcaacttcttcatctgtaaaaatgggttACTCAATAGGGTtgacatgaaaattaaatggaaCTGTGCCTATATAAGGCAATGTGCCAAGACCTTAGCAAACACTCAAAACTTCTATTACAATGAATACTATTGCATTTTCAGTATAATACAATCCTCATATTCATACTAGGTGTTTCATAAACAAAAGATAGGtgaagaaagttatttttaatatgtaacaATTTCAGTTGCCTGGCATATGGGTGATTTCTTTTAGATGCTTAGTGCAAAAACACTTTATTATAATTGAGATCtattaataggaaaaataatgatcataTTCTCCCCAAATTATGaaatttattaattcaatttaaGAATAATTTGGCATTTAAAAACTGATCGATCATACTTATACATGACATATGGATAGAATAAGTTGAAATCAGAAaagttttttccttctctctggtcAATGTAACTTTATTCACAGACTCCATAATACTTATACTTAATTTCCTCTTTCCAAACTAGGTTTAACCTAGAACAGACTATTATCTCATTGCAAGATTGCAGGCattttattttgactttgaaatatatacatttttcaggTATTTGGGGAAAATCTTCTGTGTATCAAAATGCTTCAAAGAATCATTTCCCATTTAAATTTCCCTTCTGGGGAAGctgggctggctcagcagtttagcgctgccttcagcccagggcacgatcctggagactcaggatccagtcccatgtcaggctccctgcatggagcctgcttctctctctgcctctctctctgtgtgtctctgatgaataaataaataaaatcttaaaaaaaaaaaagttgtgtttaaTCAGGAATTATCTTATTAGCATCTAATGACTGCAGACAAGTTCTGGCTTGTTTGTCAGTTTTAAATAGAGCTTCTCAAATTTTTGTAAGCTTGACCTTTGTCTGTCTTCCTAGTTTCTTCATAAACGTTTAACCATTAACACCTGGTACTCAGGGTTaatttatgaggaaaaaaaatcccccctTATTCTAGTGAAaatgctaatgaaaaaaaaaaaagaaaatgctaatggAAGAAGCAGTTGAATAGAGCTGCATGATTCTTTTGTCATGGTAGTGGAAGTCATCACATATGCAATACTTTGGAAATGTCTATAGGTTGCCATGTCATTTTCTGTTCCTGTatctctaatatatttttaaaaattgtttacaaCATTAAAAATGGTGCTTCATGGCAAAGAGGACAAATTGTatatattaagagaaataaatggtgAAATGTAAAGCATACTTTGAGGATTTGTATTAGTTTctcattgctgctataacaaattaccataactTTAGTGACTTAACACAAATCTACAAccttacagttctgtaggtcagaagtacAGTATAGGTcctattgggggaaaaaatcaaggtTATTGTCCCTTCTGAAGGGTCTAGGGGAGAATTCCTTCCCTGTCCATTCAGATTTTTAGTAAAACTCAGTTCTTTGCAGTTTTGGAATGAGGTTTCCATTGTCTCTCTGACTCTAAACTCCTGACCATTTGCACCTTCTAGAGGCCACCTCATTTTTTGGCTCATGACCATCTTCTTCCATCCTCAAAGTCAGTAACAGTCCTCGCGTTGTATCTCTCGAACCACTCCTCTGTCTTACTCCTCCACATTTCAGGAGTCATACACTTAGACTGGATTAGATTATTCACCTAGATAATTCAGGATACTTTCCCCATTTCATGGTCCCTAACCATACTCACATCTGCAAAGCTCTTTTtcccatgtaaggtaacatattcacaggtgcAGTTCAAATCTgaattgttcaagggtcaactctagTAAAATATCACAAATAAGATAATGATATACCaccatttatttaactatttacccattaaaaacataaagaagtgttttttttaaattttattttacttagacatttaacttttgtttgtcttaaCATCTCTTTATTGCTCCTTCTAATCAAAATGATAGCCTTGCTgtatagagtattcttggttgcaggttttttcttttagcactttgagaTATCATGCCACTTTATTCTGGTCTGTAAAAtctctgctgaaaaatcagccaATAGACtaatggggtttcccttgtattgtaactgttttcttttctttggctgcttttaaggttctctctttatctccactttttgccattttaatgacTTTGTGTCTTgctgtggacctccttgggttgattttattggaggctctctgtgcctcctggatctggatttctgtttccttcctcagatttggAAAATTcccagctattatttcttcaaataaatattctgcccctctttctttctctttttcttctgggattcATATAATGAAAAAGTTATTACACTTGGTagtgttgctgagttccctatttttctcatttgtcctGTTCTTTGGAGACATAtgcctctgtctcttcattttatctaactctctgtgcctgtttctatgttagaaaagtcagctacatttgctcttgaaagtagtggccttatgaagaagtcCTATGGTGCCTTGTAATGAAAtctcccctgttcaccagaacctgatttcaggtgtctcctatgtgtgttatGTGTTTTACTGTTGTGGCTGAGCTTGGGGTGCTTGGCACGGGGGTCTGTTTTTGCTACTTTCTGTGTGCGTGCAGTATCCCTTCCTCCTGCAGAGAGTCTCATGGGTCCATTTGGCTCccaactgtgtctctgcccttcctaccctttTCAACATGGCCTCTTCTCTATATTTAGGTGTGGAGTCTTTTCTGCCAGGCCTCAGATCATTCTCTGGGTTACTTACACTGATACAGGTGTTATCCAGTTGTAGATAATAGGTGGAATAGTTTCCTGGCTCTGTAGAATAACCCCCACACCCCTGAGAAAGACATTGAGGGACCTGAAAGATACCCAAAACAAAGTCCTGAGCAGGGATTTGTCCCTCTTACCCAGTTCTACATATGATACTGGCCTCATTTCAACAAGAATGACACTTACCTTTCATAATTGTGAAGATTAAAGCTAATTTATATGAGATCTCTCATGTATATTATGCAGATATGTATTACTTCACTACATTAGAGGGAAGACATAGCTATTCTGTTAATATCAGCAGTTATACTTTAATATCAAGTACTACTTTACAGAAGAGGAGGTGAGTGAGGGGATGGataggtgatggatattaaggaaggcacttgttgtgatgagcactggctgtcgtatttaagtgatgaatcactaaattctataccagaaacaaatattacactgcatgttaactaacttgaatttaaataaatatttggtggaaaaaaatatcaagtaGTATAATTCCTCAGCATTAATATTGTATAGTTaagatatataatttcttttcttggtaGATGGACTGGAGACCTTTACCAGATTTCTTAAAACTGAATTCAGCGAGGAAAACATTGAATTTTGGATAGCCTGTGAAGAATTCAAGAGAAGCAAAGACCCTCAACAAATTATCCCTAAAGCAAAAGCAATATATGAGAAATTTATACAGACCGATGCTCCACAAGAGGTATAGTAAAGatgattataaaaatttaaaactccttgaaaaatttttaagagagtcTGCCTTTATTAAATTGGTATCTTCATACATTCTACAAGAAAGGTCAAGATTTTATTGAAGCAAAAATGAGTATTTATGTAAATTCCTACATACAAACAGAATGCATTTAAGGCTTTGCCATGGAAGCAAAATTATAATTGAAGTCATTCCTTGGGGTTATTTTTATTCTACACTAAGAATGAATACAATTACTTGCAACATTTAGATTCATTCACTTATCCATATTAATCATCTAAGCATAAGCAATGTGCCATCAAAACTAATGATTTCTATATGTGAGGAAGGCAAGACAAATTGAAAAGTTTGTATAATGTACCATTATGTGGGAGCACATCTACCTATGCAAAGTTTTGATTATCCCCAAAATAATTATTCTCTTTGATagactaaaagaaaattttataattgaTAGATGAGGGAAATCTAATTTAACAAGGTTCAAGTGAAAAAACAGTTGTGATTTTCTTTGATTGCAAGCTCAATGTGAGATAACTTTGTGATACAAatactaaaactataaaactagcAAATATTACCTGATTAccctcaaaaataatttaaatagagtttctgtatctttattatgcattcaataaatagtgtttCTTCACTGGAGTGGTAGAACTGGTAGTCTATCActattaaaatttatgtttcaCTATAAATTAGTATTGTCCATAAAGTAGCATTGTCTATGTGGATATCATTTCACATGGAATGATGactgttttttcttgtttcaatATGATTCAATCTGTTCTGTGTTTCAATACATTATTCTGTTTTTCCCATGGCCACTTTTatacacagattttatttataaacagcTAGTTGTATGGTGTTATTCATGAGGGAAAAAGAAGGAATCCTAACTGAAAACTTACCTCTATCAGAATCAGATATAGCAGTAATGTTTTGATAAAAAgcattaaagaattttttatctttaaaagacaTCCATTTTCAGCACATACTTGATGGTAAGAAAGcatcataataaaatgaaaagagcatggaaataaaacaaaagccccACATTGAAATCCCAAATATGCCCCAAACTCACTGTTTACCctcattcaaaataatttaatttctatgAAGTTTTAGTTTCCACTTTGAAAATGATTTAACCTAAAGGTCTGTATGATATTTACAATGTTTCATTATTCTAAATTAGCAGAGAGTGAAAAGGGCCAGGATTATAAAAAGAGAAGAGCTAGATGAAATGCCAGCCCAGAATAAACCATTGGATCCCAAGATTtataaccaaaaaacaaaaacaaaaacaaacaaacaaaaaaaaaacaacaacaaacacacaaGCATCTAGATGCATTATGCCCATTCCAGCACTGGATCAATCCCGCACTGTTTTTCAAAAGTGTTTACTTAAGTAGATTGACCATAatcatacttttttattattatcattccagGTTAACCTTGATTTTCATACCAAAGAAGTCATTACTAAAAGCATCACCCAACCTACCTTACATAGTTTTGATGCTGCACAAAGCAGAGTGTATCAGCTTATGGAACAAGACAGTTACACACGTTTTCTGAAATCTGACATCTATTTAGACTTGATAGAAGGAAGACCTCAGAGACCAACAAATCTTAGAAGACGATCACGCTCATTTACCTGTACTGAGTTTCAGGATGTAAAGTCAGATGTTGCCATTTGGttgtaaagaaaattaattttgctcATTTTGATGGCCAATTTGTAGTCTGCTTTTAAGATATAACATGCTTACTTTTAACAAATAggtacatctttaaaataaaatgcatcatgtcaaaggattttaaaagtgtAAATGAAAACTTAACATTTTAACAACACCTACTATATCTGTCAGTGTATTCTGTAAAGCCTTCCATTTGACTTAATTCCATTCATAATCAGAAAAACCTATTACATAATAGAAAGGAAGTAAAAGAGTAATAACAATGTTTTATAGAATGATTCATAAGACTGTAAAGTTGAATAGAAGTTAAGCCAATAGTTAGACCAAATACCtagtttggatatttttttctagatgtaaACAAATTAATGCTCAGATATCCATATATTCAGAATACATTTTTCATAATgatgaagattctttttttctcagttataGAGAAGTGGTCCTGTTCTTATAATAGGAGAGGGCAGTCATCTGTTCTGCGGTTACAACCCTGGGTTTGAGAATAAACAATGTATCACTTCTAGTGATAAGCCAGAAACAGAAACCCTGGGGAACAGATTCACTTATATAGAATTTCCAAGTTAAACATAATCCACATCGAAAACTGATAATAGGATCCATGTTTGGgctcatttttaagtaaatatgaaCATGCTACTGTAAGTGGAacacatttcctcttttttatttttattttttttattttattttttttgtggaaCACATTTCTAACAGTCACAGAACCATGACCAGATTCTACCTAACTCCAGACTGGGGCTAGGAACATCTAACCTGCTAACAGAAATTACTACTAAAGTACTAAAGTAGTGGGCAGTCAGTGGTTTGAATGAGGCCCAGGGAAGATTTATCCCAGCTGTATTTAGGTTTCATTTTTGGACTTTCAGGAGTGGGATAGAAATTAGAAATGAGAGGAGGTAAAGAAGCAAGGAGTCCAAACCCTGGAGACTCATGTATCTGCTACATTGTCTCCTATAAAGAAAGTGTTCCCCCATTGAGCATGTTCTTGTTCCAAGTCTCATTGAATCATTTCATACTGTATTATTCAAATAAGATTATGCTCATAAGTTATATATATGTCTCTACTTTagggaaatatttaattttagatgTGTGTTGCATGTAAATGTCTATATCTAAAGATGTCATACATTTGGCTTTGGCAAATGTTGTTTTAgttgaaatgtaaaatataaaaactgagaaTCACctatagtaataaatatttttaatttcttcattcatATAGTTAATGTTTATTTGACCACTAAGTGCTCTTCCTGACTGATTATCCTTTCTGTCATCAAACTACACATagacatattttcttattttagaatgATACCGGGATAGAAAGTACTCATTATTTTTTCACTGATATTAATGCTAATTCAATTCTttatactattataaatatgaaGACAAGGTGTCATGCATTTCAAAAATCCACTAagagatgatttttaatttttctttggctGATTTGTAGTTTTCTGTGGAAGTGTCTTTTCAGAATCTGATTGCTTCATGCACAGTTAAGACATGATATACAAGCTTTCTGATCTCATTAGAAAAATCATGGACTGATTTTAACAGCATTATTCAGGACCACAAATACATATTATGTTGCTTTCTCATTTGTAATACTTTTCAGATGTGTCCAATATCTTGTTTAAAGTATTCAATGAGACCTTTCAAAAACACACCAGGACTTTCTGATGAAGTTAATGCCTGACTTCAAGGAACTTCTATCCATGGGAAGGACAATGTGGTCacaaacaggaaacaaaacaaacagagaagtgaaagaagccaagtaAAAATGTGCAGACAGTACTGAGCATTGGCTGAAGGAATTACAGACATATGTAATGAAAGCCTGAGAACTTGAGAACCTCAGTGTCTGGGTTCCCGGAACAGATATGTGAGCCTCAGAAGCTCATTTAACTTCTAAACACCTTTACCtgacacattttatatatacataaaggcTCAGGATTTCTAATTCGGATCCTCTAAGGTCCCTACATTTACTGATTCTAAGTAGACCACCTGATATTCTGCAAAGCACCTCTTGATTAATGCCCAAGCAAGGAAAAGAGGCAAATAAGTATGGCTAATGAAGGAAAACTTCTGACTAAAGATTAGTATGGGCTATTGGTCTAGGAGTAAAAAGTCACATTTTGTGTCTTCACAATATGTCTGAGTATACTTTGTAGTATGAGATTAGATATTGAATTGTTATCTTTCCACTGTAACTTGCTTTAAAATGCTtatctcagggatccctgggtggcgcagcggtttggtgcctgcctttggcccagggcgcgatcctggagacccgggatcgaatcccacgtcaggctcccggtgcatggagcctgcttctccctctgcctacatctctgcctctctctctctctctctctgtgtgtgactatcataaataaataaataaaaaaattaaaaaaaaaaaaataaaataaataaaatgcttatctcgggatccctgggtggctcagcggtttggtgcctgcctttggcccagggcatgatcctggagacccgggatcgaatcccacgtcgggctcccggtgcatggagcctgcttctccctctgcctgtgtctctgcctctctctctctctctctctctctgtgtgtgtgtgtgtgtgactatcataaataaataaaaatttaaaaaaaataaaaaaataaaataaaataaaatgcttatctCTAGAAAACTGATCAGATCTCACAGAAGAGATAGATGGAATTCATTCACATAATTTGATTCATTACAGGCCCCCTTTAAATagttttcagaaatgtatttatgTTTAATTGACAAAAAATTACATAACATAGAGGCTTTGAaagtaaatatttgattaaaaaaagtgACATGCAGAGTATTAAGAGACTCTGATAAATGAATATCAACCAAAAGATCAGGTGAATAATATCTGAAACtatgaaataaattcattaaaacatCATGATTCaaaccataaaattttatttaactattatttataagcatatttattgtggaataaaataaacatagtctttaaaaaaaacacatgcttctgaataaataaataaaatcttaaaaagaaaacaaaaaaactcaacacAAAGCTAAATTCTTTccaggcacctaggtggctcagtcaattgtctgccatcagctcaggccatgatcccagggtcctggggttgagccctgcatcaggtttcctgctcagtggggagtctgcttctcccttttcctctgtgtgcgctctctctttttctctctcatttagataaataaataaataaataaataaataaataaataagctaaaaaaaacctagattttttccttcaaatttatttttgctgatttacataagtatataaataaaggtgtataaataaatatatgtaaatattactgaatatacacatgtacatacataattgttgaaagaaatacaaactataccaaatcaatttttaaattttatttataaaattctaaagaaCTTACAGTTAAATTGAATGGTTATCTTTATAGCAATGAAAattcacagaattttattttatggaaaaaatgaagtaaattaaTTACAGGCATATCTCAGATATTTCTGGTTCAGTTCCAGGCTACTGCAGTAGagtgaatatcacaataaagcaagtcaaatgacttttttggtttcctagttctataaaattatgtttacactatactataatctattaagtgtgcaataatgcttttaaaaacaatgtatacaccttaattattttttattttattgttttcttaactaaaagatattttattcctaaaaattGCCAGCCATCATGTAAAATTTATCGAATCATAATCACTGATTACtctaacaaatataataatataatgaaaaagtttgaaacattgaaagaattatcaaaatatgacagagacatgaagtgagcaaaaacagatggaaaaatggCACTGCTAAGTTGTTCAATACAAGGTTGCCACAAGCCTTCAATTtctaaaaaacccacaaagcatAATAAAGTCAAATACAATAAAACCAGACATGCCTGTGTATTAACTGGTCTAGAGTCTGACTTTATCAGTCATAATTCATAACATtattacaattttaattatatgtatatgcatttatatatgtgCAAAATTCTCAATTTCCAGATTTTGGAAGTACTGAGATACTTAACAGTATGctttatattaaaattgtatATCTAATTTATGTAACTACTCAATTATAAAATACTAAGTTTAGGTAGTTTGGTATTTGCCTTTTATACTGAGAATATGTGTCATATACTAAATGAGttaatttcttaaattcattttaaatagaagctattttaattgtttaatatttGATTGAGTTTTAATAAAACAACTGGAGCTgctgatttattattttgttttattaaaaaatcttattgCTTCTTTCATACTTTATATATGCTACATATACCTGAATGCCAGAATGAGTAATGGCAGTtaaaattaatgatataaaaaGTGAACATTTTAATTGTAAGTTTTGCCACAGaagttaatttttctcttctacgTTATGAGACTAAGTCTTTAGCAAGGATAAAATGGGTTGTTTGCTCAAGTCTCTTCAAAGGGCAAGTGATTATTCAGAGCAGACTTGAcatcaatgaggaaaaaaaagaaggattcaGATATCCAATGCAAAATCACAATTATACATTTGAAAGTTTTTGATGAATATATCCTCTTTAAAGCCTCTAATTCTGCCACATAAAGTAAAGGAGCATTTAACAATCTAGTAAAACATGGATCATACAGAAGGAAATGTAGCCTGTGACAGAAatgggagggaaaagaaaggaggttggagaaacagaaaattaatcTCTATGAAAAACTTCTTAAATGGGAAAGAATcttgtatatatattaatatgttacATGTAACTGAGATAATTTAATAAACAATTATAGAATCTacagatatttttgtttcctggGCCCTGACATCAAAAACTTGCCAATTTCATGACTTTATATGTGATCATTCTTTCTTCtacatctgaaaaagaaagattccTGAAAAAGAAATTGGGTCTCTTAATTCCATAGGCTTCGTTATTTTATCTCTCAGACTTCATCTTCTTaaactaaataataatttattaagattGTTCTAAAATCTATAAACTCTGTCTTTACAGGTGTGATCCCTTTAAGCCTAGCttataaacaaaacttttttGGGTGGAAAAATAAACACCAATGCTTCTATTTTTGATTCCATGCTTGatgttacattaaaaaacactttaataTGAAAATTGAATCAGGATGTTTAGATAAAGGAAGTAAAGTCCATGTAATATGACTTCAGAGTGTTGAAAATAAGATGcaatgtgaatttaaaataaatggtgcATAGGAAGCCCAaagtttttctccttctttagTATACAGGACATCAGTGCCAAGAGGCATCATAAGGTTACATTTGCAAATTTTAGGAGGCAGCTGAGATTTTTGTGAATAGAAAATACAcaaactggaattttattttcctcagaaaTCATCAGAGGTTAAAAACGGTTctgaaggggctcctgggtggctcagtcgcctaaccatctgaatcttggttttagctcaggtcatgatatcagggtcgtgagatcaagccccgtgtagGCTCTGTACTAGGTACGAGTTTGcctatccctcttcctctggactTTCCCCTACTCATGCACCTgctctcaccctctctcaaataattaaataaaatcttttaaaaaaatgttctgagAGCActctcaaaatagaaaatagtttgTTATTTGTAGTAACATGCAAAattttgtttctaggaatttttttaaagatgttattatttatttatttattcatgagagacacagagacagagagagaggcagagacataggcagagggagaagcaggctccacacagggagcccgatgtgggactcgatcctggaactctgggatcacaccgtgggccaaaggcaggcgccacatggctgagccacccaggcgtccctgtttctAGGAATTCAAGGTATTTTTATCCtaataaatgaattattggaaGTACAAATAGAGGATTTTCAGACATTTACAGAATCTAAGTGTCTTTGTTTCAATATGTGTTTCACCAATTTCAAGCAGCCTGAGGAAAATGTCAAATAGGCCAGTATATGGTTAGAAAAGCATCTTGAAATCCTGAAAATATTAAGAGCTAATTGTTGCAGTTACctttttctattctactctattccaatattttaaacattattatttcattttcatcctgAGACAAAccaagtattttaattttctatcaattatctaggttttcatttcattatataatagGATTGATGACTTGGAATGCTAAAGGCTCTGTTGAACCTCAATAATGTAGAGGAAGagactttttttgaaaaagattttcctAAGCAGATTCATTTTACAATTTAATTTCCTTCAATGAGGTAAAGGTCAGTGTGAGGCTATAAGAAAGTTAATTTGCATGAGGTATGCACATGGAATATGAAAacaatataatatgaaatattcatAATTCAAGCTTTAAAAACCAACCTCAAGGCTAAAAAAGCAATTATTATAGGAAATGGCTCAACAATTACAACCAAGTTTTTGTGATGATGTCAAATAACATACTTTCACTCTTAGAGACATTAAGAGACAATATTGTAGAATAATGACAAAGCCTGAGTGTAAGCGATTGTTTTTATTgctccttttatatatttatcaatgCTAAGTTTGTTGAGCACTAATATAATTCCCTATGCAATTCTACTAATCAAGTAATTCTATGTCAGTTTTACATTTATGCCAATTGTCTCTTTGCCACCCATCAAACTTCTATTAGTATTTTTTTGACCATGGCAACCAATGCACATGCCTTTATTAACTATGTTCCATGTTTATCGATTTGAATAAGATTAAAATTGCATTCTTATTCACAGTAGTGTGTCAGATGTCTGTGgatctgtttcttctttatattaaaatcaaATTAGTTTAATAAAAGTATCATAGAATTACAGCCTCTCTCCGGGTCACTCAACTGGTTCCTACCCTGTTCCTTTTAAGCCAGAATaactaataataactaataaagaGGTCTGAATCTCATGAGCCTTACTGAGCATGTGAAAGAGTTTCTTGAAACTATATAAAGGGtcctataaaattttaattcagaaaCATGATCCTGTTTCTCTGCTGCTCAGAATTGacataatacctttaaaaaatcacatttcatgACATGTCTTGCTCCCAGCTTTCTTCCTGCAGCATTTAGGTTTTGGTTATTAAACTTCTTATAGTGCCTCTTTGCCTCTCACAGCTTCCTCTCTCAAGACCTCCATAGCCACACAGTTCCACTGCTTCCTACAATCAGCTGTTGGGAACTGGAGAGGACATTGCCCAGATTTCTGTTGGAAAAACCAAAATCGAGCTTTGAGAGAAACTACACATCTTCTTGCATAATTTTAGTTAGCTTCTTTACCATGAGATCAAAATTAGGTTATGCCATTAAATGAAGTGTGGGTTAAATGCTTTTCAttcactatatttttttcttaaaatgaatggaGATCTTACCTGTAGTGGtttgcttctgttttcatttttattgtctttctaagcttttgtcttttttttttttttttcctgggctcCCTTGGTCAATATTGAGATAATCATTGCTAAACAGAAGTTACTCAGAATTAGAAGTTCTTTCCCTATTTGATTTTATACTACTCTGGGATAGATTCTATCCTAGAGTAGTTCTAACATAAAACGGCAACAGTGCTAGTTAAGTGAATGTGTGTATTTGGatccttttggtttttctatagtattttcttttctaaaaatccaaaacaataaccaaattaATAGCTATTTATTGAGTATATAATATATGTC
Coding sequences:
- the RGS18 gene encoding regulator of G-protein signaling 18; protein product: METSLVFFSQLNMCESKEKTFFKLIHGSGKEETSKEAKIRAKEKRNRLSLLVQKPEFHEETHFSRSGHLARETRVSPEEAVIWGESFDKLLSHKDGLETFTRFLKTEFSEENIEFWIACEEFKRSKDPQQIIPKAKAIYEKFIQTDAPQEVNLDFHTKEVITKSITQPTLHSFDAAQSRVYQLMEQDSYTRFLKSDIYLDLIEGRPQRPTNLRRRSRSFTCTEFQDVKSDVAIWL